From a single Theropithecus gelada isolate Dixy chromosome 10, Tgel_1.0, whole genome shotgun sequence genomic region:
- the CRYBB3 gene encoding beta-crystallin B3: MEEQHGAPEQAAAGKSHGGLGGSYKVIVYELENFQGKRCELSAECPSLTDSLLEKVGSIQVKSGPWLGFESRAFRGEQFVLEKGDYPRWDAWSNSRNSDSLLSLRPLNIDSPDHKLHLFENPAFSGRKMEIVDDDVPSLWAHGFQDRVASVRAINGTWVGYEFPGYRGRQYVFERGEYRHWNEWNASQPQLQSVRRIRDQKWHKRGCFLSS, from the exons ATGGAGGAACAGCATGGAGCACCCGAGCAGGCTGCAGCTGGCAAGAGCCATGGAGGCCTTGGGGGCAGCTACAAG GTGATCGTGTACGAACTAGAGAACTTCCAAGGCAAACGCTGCGAGCTTTCGGCCGAGTGCCCCAGCCTGACCGACAGCCTGCTGGAGAAGGTGGGCTCCATCCAAGTGAAGTCCGGGCC GTGGCTGGGATTTGAGTCTAGGGCCTTCCGCGGGGAGCAGTTTGTTCTGGAGAAGGGGGATTATCCTCGCTGGGATGCCTGGTCCAACAGCCGTAATAGTGACAGCCTCCTGTCCCTCCGGCCTCTGAACATT GATAGCCCAGATCACAAGCTTCATCTGTTTGAGAACCCAGCTTTCAGTGGCCGCAAGATGGAGATAGTGGATGATGACGTGCCCAGCCTTTGGGCTCATGGCTTCCAGGACCGTGTGGCGAGTGTCCGCGCCATCAATGGGAC GTGGGTTGGCTATGAGTTTCCCGGCTACCGTGGGCGCCAGTACGTGTTTGAGCGGGGCGAGTACCGCCACTGGAATGAGTGGAACGCCAGCCAGCCGCAGCTGCAGTCTGTGCGCCGCATCCGCGACCAGAAGTGGCACAAGCGGGGCTGCTTCCTCAGCAGCTGA